The Vibrio aphrogenes genomic interval ATAGACGGGGACGCTAGATTGTTGCGCCGCTTGTTTCATAAAACCATAGCTAGGGGTTAACCCGCCTAAAGCCAATGAGGAACAGAGTTCAATGCGAGTCGCTCCACCGGCAATAGCAAGGTGAAGAGATTCGATGTTATCGACACAAACTTCTAATACAATGTTCATAACTTTCTCATTCAATATGGGATAAGGCGCTAGTTTAAAAGATATTGCTGAACTTGAAAGTAGAAGATGATGATTTGTGAGCGAAAGCTTATACCAATTCCCCTAATGAGATGGTCAGAAATTACGTAGAAAAAGGCTTGAGAACAAGGCGGAAATTTTCGATAACTCGTTATTCTACAATTCACTTCTTTTATAAACGAAATGAAAGTTAAACGCCGTTATCGGCTTTGTAACAAGTAAGAAGGATTAGATAATTAGTACAATTGGTATTAATAAACTGCTGAGGTAAAAGTTTTGCGAGTTACATATAGAAAACCCCGCACAATGGCGGGGTTAAATAAGCTTTCAAGCTGAATTATTTTTTGTTTAGGTCAGCTTCGTGCTCAGACAGGTAAGCGGCAACACCTTCTGTTGAACCTTTCATACCTGCTTTACCTTCTTCCCATTGTGCTGGGCATACTTCACCGTGTTTTTGGTGGAAGTTTAGTGCGTCAACCATACGAAGCATTTCGTCAATATTGCGGCCTAGTGGTAGGTCGTTAATCACTTGGTGACGTACAACGCCTTCTTCATCGATAAGGAAAGAGCCACGGAAAGCAACACCTGCTTCTGGATGTTCGACATCGTAGGCTTTTACGATTTCATGCTTAACATCAGCAACAAGAGGGTATTTAACTTGACCGATACCGCCATCAGCTACGGCAGTGTTACGCCATGCATTGTGTGAGAATTGAGAATCGATAGACACACCGATCACTTCCACACCTTTGGCTTGGAAATCTTCGAAACGTTTGTCAAAAGCAATCAGCTCTGATGGGCAAACGAAGGTGAAGTCTAGAGGGTAGAAGAAAACAACCGCTTTCTTGCCTTTAGTAAATTCTGAAAAATTGAATGAATCAACGATCTCACCATTACCTAATACCGCTGCGGCTGTGAAATCTGGGGCTTGACGACCTACTAGTACCATTTTATTGCTCCTAATTTTTCTTTGATTTAACAATCAATACTCAAACGTCATTGTTTGAATTGGTTTTGCGCGACAGACTATAGTACATCTTATAGTATGAAAAAAAGCGAAATAAGCCGATAATCCTTGTCGAAAAAGCGATTATCTTCAATTTGTGATCTTTCTACGACTCACGAGTCAATGCTTTGAAATGGAAGACTGCTAAGTGGCCGAGCTCACATCGTCTTGCGACATTTAAAACATTGGCAAGCATAGTCGAAGGTTTACTTTGATCCAACTGCAATCAAACTCTATACTAGCGCTTGTTTTCTAGACCGCTAGTCTTCAAGTTGAATAATAGTTTAGCATTAACAAAGTGACCCTTCATGCAAGTATCTGATTTTGATTTCGAACTTCCTGATGAGCTGATTGCTCGTTATCCTCAACCTCAACGTACCGCGAGTCGTTTATTACAATTAAATGGTAACAGTGGCGAGTTAAATGACGGTAAATTTACCGATGTACTGGATTTAGTTCAGCCGGGTGACTTAATTGTTTTTAATAATACTCGTGTTATTCCTGCACGCGTGTTTGGACGCAAAGAATCAGGCGGTAAAATTGAAGTATTAGTGGAACGTGTGGTCGATGAACACACAATTTTGGCGCATGTTCGAGCATCTAAATCGCCAAAACCTGGCAATACTTTGTTTTTAGGCGAGAATGATGAATTTAAAGCACAAATGGTGGCGCGTCATGATGCCCTGTTTGAGATTCGCTTTGACGATGACATGGGGGTATTTGATATTTTAAATCAAATTGGCCACATGCCATTGCCACCTTATATCGACCGACCTGATGAAGAAGCGGATAAAGAGCGTTACCAAACGGTTTACAACAAAAAACCTGGGGCTGTAGCGGCGCCAACCGCTGGTTTGCATTTTGATAATGAACTTTTAGCGCAAATCAAAGCCAAAGGGGTTGAATTTGCTTATGTCACCTTGCATGTAGGCGCTGGGACTTTCCAGCCGGTACGCGTTGATGATATTCAAGAGCACCACATGCATTCTGAATATGTTGAAGTACCTCAAGAGGTTGTGGATGCGATTGCCGCCACGAAAGCTCGTGGTGGTCGAATCATTGCTGTCGGTACTACCTCGGTTCGTTCATTAGAAAGCGCGGCGCAAGATGCTCAACAAAAGGGCACACAATTGGCTCCCTTTTTTGGTGATACCGAAATCTTCATCTACCCAGGTTATGAATACCAGTTGGTGGATGTCTTGATCACCAACTTCCACCTGCCAGAGTCGACACTAATTATGTTAGTGAGTGCTTTTGCCGGTTATGAGCATGTGATGAATGCTTATCAGCATGCTGTACAACAACAATATCGCTTCTTTAGTTATGGCGATGCGATGTTTGTAACGAAAAAGCAGTAATGGGTATCTAGTTCCTAGTTTCTAGGAAAAGACGAAAAGCTCGCTGTTTGTCGTTATCACATCGATATATTGAGTTAAGTAATAAATTGTTAGCGCGTAACTTTCTAGGGACTAGTCACTAGGGTCTAGAAACCTAAGCGCTTTTATATCGTTGGACTGTTTATCCGACATTTTGGAGGCTTCGTGAAATACGAACTAATTAAAAAAGACGGCGTAGCTCGTCGTGGACGCTTAACGTTTAAACGTGGCACAGTAGAAACACCAGCATTCATGCCAGTAGGGACTTACGGTACCGTAAAAGGCATGACCCCAGAAGAAGTAAAAGATACTGGGGCGGAAATTTTACTGGGCAACACGTTCCATTTATGGCTACGCCCTGGTCAAGAGATCATGAAGCTGCATGGTGACTTACATGATTTTATGAACTGGCAAGGTCCTATTTTGACCGATTCAGGCGGCTTCCAAGTATTTAGCCTTGGTGATATTCGTAAGATCACAGAAGAAGGGGTGCATTTTCGCAACCCAGTAAATGGCGATAAAATTTTCATGGACGCAGAAAAGTCGATGGAAATTCAAAAGGATCTTGGCTCTGACATCGTGATGATTTTCGATGAATGTACGCCATACCCTGCGACGCATGAAGAAGCGCGTAAATCGATGGAAATGTCATTACGTTGGGCACAGCGCAGCCGTGATCATTTCGATAAATTAGAAAACCCGAATGCTTTATTTGGTATTGTTCAGGGTGGTGTTTACGGTGATCTGCGTGATGTATCGGTAAAAGGGTTAACCGAAATCGGTTTTGATGGTTACGCCGTAGGTGGTTTAGCTGTGGGTGAGCCGAAAGAAGATATGCACCACATGCTTGAGCATACTTGTCCACAACTACCAGAAGACAAACCTCGTTACTTAATGGGGGTTGGCAAACCGGAAGATTTAGTTGAAGGTGTACGTCGCGGAATTGATATGTTCGATTGCGTTATGCCGACTCGAAATGCACGTAATGGCCATCTTTTTGTGACTGGTGGCGTGATTAAAATTCGTAACGCTTCGCATAAAACAGATACCTCTGCACTCGATCCTGAATGTGATTGTTACACTTGTAAAAACTATTCAAAATCGTATTTGCATCATCTTGATCGTTGTAATGAGATTTTAGGTGCGCGTTTAAATACGATTCATAACCTTCGTTACTATCAACGTTTAATGGCAGCGATTCGTCTTGCTATTGATGAAGATCGTTTTGATGAATTTGTACAAGAGTTCTATGCACGACGTGATCGTGAAGTACCGCCTTTGCAAAAAGAAGTACGAATGAGTGATTTATCACAATAAATTATTCTTTTTAATCGGTTAACTTATTCTTAACCTTGAAAAGGTTAAGAATAAACCCAATTTACTACGCAATTATTTATAGAAAAAGGAAATGTTTTAATGAGTTTATTTATTTCTCAAGCACATGCGTCTGCGTCTGGAGCACCTGCTGGTGGTGGCATGGAAATGTTTATCATGTTGGGTATGTTTGCACTGATCTTTTATTTCATGATCTATCGCCCACAAGCGAAACGCGTAAAAGAGCATAAAAACCTAATGGCTTCAATGTCTAAAGGTGATGAAGTGCTTACCAGTGGTGGTCTTATTGGTAAAATCGTTAAGATCTCGGAAGATAATAGCTACATCCTTCTAGCATTAAATGAAAACAATGAAGTAACAATCAAAAAAGATTTCGTTACTGCTGTGTTGCCGAAAGGAACAATTAAATCTCTTTAATTATAGTTAGTTAGCTATAAAAGCTAAGGATGCTCGCTGTGCTAAACCGTTACCCTTTATGGAAGTATCTGATGGTGGCTGCAGTCATCTTAATCAGTGCGCTATATGCTCTTCCAAATATTTACGGTGAAGATCCTGCGGTACAAATCACTGGGGCGCGAGGCGCCTCAGTTGATATGTCGACTTTGGATTCTATCAATACCGTATTAAAAGAAAAAAACATTGAAACTCAATCTGTTGCATTAGAAAACGGTTCAGTCCTCGTTCGTTTTAAAGATACAGATACCCAACTTTCTGCTCGTGACATTATCAACCAAACCATGGGTCAAGATTTTGTTGTGGCATTAAACCTCGCTCCTGCAACACCGAGCTGGCTAGACGCTATCGGTGCTACTCCAATGAAACTTGGTCTTGATTTACGCGGCGGTGTTCACTTCTTAATGGAAGTGGATATGGATGCGGCGATGGAAAAATTAATTGGCCAACAAGAAGAATCTTTCCGTAGTGATCTTCGAGATGAGCGTATTCGTTATCGTGCGATTCGTCCTTCAGGCAAAGACGCAGTTGAAGTGGTACTTCGTAATGAAGAACAACGTGAACAAGCGAAAAAGATTTTGTCAGATAAACATCGTGACATGGTCTTCACCAACGGTAATAACAACGCTCTCATTGCTAAGTTTAATGAAGCACGTTTACTTGAAATCCGTAATTATGCGGTAGAGCAAAACATCACGATTTTACGTAACCGTGTTAATGAATTGGGGGTTGCTGAACCTTTAGTTCAACGTCAAGGTGCAAGCCGCATTGTGGTGGAGCTGCCGGGTGTACAAGATACTGCTCGCGCGAAAGAAATTTTAGGTGCGACTGCAACCTTAGAGTTTCGTGAAGTCGACGATAAAGCAGATTTAGCGGCCGCGGCTGCAGGGCGTGTTCCTGCTGGTAGCGAAGTGAAGTTTGATAAAGATGGTCGTCCTGCGGTACTGAAAAAACGAGTGATTCTTGGTGGTTCAAGTATTACAGATGCAAGCTCAAGTACTGATGAATATGGTCGCCCACAAGTTAACATCTCGCTAGACAGCGAAGGTGGAAATAAAATGTCTGATTTCTCAAAGAAAAATATTGGGAAATTAATGGCGACAGTGTTCACTGAGTATAAAGATAGCGGTAAACGTACGCCGGAAGGCAAAGTGATTTTAACTCAGCATGAAGAAGTGATTAACCAAGCAACGATTCAATCTGCGCTAGGTCGTAGCTTCCGTATTACTGGTATTGACTCACAAGCTGAAGCACATAACCTCGCATTGTTGCTACGCGCAGGGGCGTTAATTGCACCGATTTCCATTGTGGAAGAGCGTACGATTGGACCATCAATGGGGCAACAAAACATCGATAAAGGTATCCAAGCGTGTATTTGGGGCTTAGTGGCTGTAATGCTGTTTACCTTAATTTACTATCGCCGCTTTGGTTTGATTGCCAACATGGCATTGATGTCGAACTTGGTATTGATTATCGGGATCATGTCGTTAATTCCTGGTGCGACGATGACCTTGCCTGGTATTGCCGGTATTGTCTTGACCGTCGGGATGGCTGTCGATGCGAACGTATTGATTTTTGAAAGGATACGTGAAGAGCTTAAAGAAGGACGCAGTCCTCAACAAGCGATCCATCAAGGTTATGCTAATGCCTTTAGTACCATTGCCGATGCCAATATTACCACCCTTATCACAGCGATTATTTTGTTTGCAGTGGGAACAGGGGCTATCAAAGGCTTTGCAGTGACATTATCGATTGGTATTTTAACCTCAATGTTTACAGCCATCATTGGCACACGTTGTGTGGTCAACCTAATGTACGGTGGTAAGCGCAACATTAAGAAATTGTCGATCTAAGGAAAAGTTATGTTTCAAATATTGAAAGCAGACAAAGCGATCGACTTTATGCGTTGGTCTAAATTTGCCTTCGTTTTATCAGGATTAATGATCGCAGCTTCTTTATTCTCCATTTCAACCAAATGGTTTAATTGGGGGTTAGATTTTACCGGTGGTACTTTAATTGAGGTGACGTTTGAGCACCCCGCTAATTTACCGGTATTACGTGAAGCGTTAGCACAAGATGGGTTTGCTGATGCAACCATTCAAAACTTTGGCTCTGCACAAGATGTGATGGTGCGTATGCGCCCACGTGAAGGAACCAAAGGGGAAACCATTGGTAATCAGGTGCTTGAATCTTTAAAGCAAGCTTCTGGTGATCAAGTTGAATTAAAACGTATCGAATTTGTAGGGCCGAATGTTGGTGATGAGCTGGCTGAAGCGGGTGGTCTTGCGATTTTGATCTCTTTACTTTGTATTTTGATGTACGTGTCCATGCGTTTTGAATGGCGTTTATCGGCTGGGGCAGTAATGTCTTTGGCTCATGACGTCACCATTACACTGGGTATTTTTTCATTTTTACAAATTGAGATTGATTTAACGATCATTGCTGCGCTACTGACTGTGGTTGGTTACTCACTCAACGATACCATCGTAGTGTTTGACCGAATTCGTGAAAACTTCCGTAAGATGCGTAATAGTGAACCAAGAGACATCATGAACAGTTCGATTACTCAAACGCTAAGCCGTACCTTGATTACTTCAGGTACAACACTTTTCGTTGTAATTGCTCTATTTACTCAAGGTGGCGCTAATATTCATGGCTTCGCATTAGCCTTGTTGTTGGGTATTACCGTTGGTACTTACTCATCGATCTACGTGGCATCTGCGGTTGCCTTACGCTTTGGTTTGACTCGTGAGCACTTAATGCCAACACAAGTTGAAAAAGAAGGCGCGGATCAAGATCCTATGATGCCTTAATTTAGGCGGATCTATCACGATAATACAGGAAGGCTTTGAATTTCGGTTCAAAGCCTTTTTTATCGTCTCTCGAAAGCTCGAAAGCTCGAAAGCTCGAAAGCTCGAAAGCTCGAAAGCTCGAAAGGAAGCATAAGTATATTTGAAGCGAGCGCTTACAAAGGCATACTTTCTCGAGCAACAAGCAACGAGCAACAAAAAAGCGCCCGCTGAGGTCATCTCAGCGGGCGCTTTATTATTTTATAAGCTAGATAAGTGCTTACTTCATCATGCCTTCGTTAGCGTGTTCACGAACGTGTTTAAGAATGCTCTTTACACCACGTGCACTTGAAGCGACAAGATTACCTGAAGCTAGGTAGTTAGTACCGCCTGCAAAGTCAGTTAAAATTGCACCAGCTTCACGAGCGATCAATTCACCCGCTGCGATATCCCATGGTTTTAAACCAAGCTCGAAGAAGCCATCTACACGACCAGCCGCTAGGTAACATAAATCAAGAGCAGCAGAACCAGTGCGACGGAAATCAGCACACTCAGTAAATAAACCGCCAACGATTTTGATATAGCTTTCAGAATGTTGTTTTTGTTTAAATGGGAAGCCAGTGGCTAAGATTGCGCCATTTAAATCTTTGATAGGGTTAATGCGAAGACGGGCATTGTTTAATTGAGCACCAGAACCGCGTTGAGCCGTGAATAACTCGTTACGAATAGGATCGTAAACACAGGCTACTTCAGTCTTACCGCGCATACGAACAGCGATAGAAATAGAGAAGTGAGGGAAGCCTTTCATGAAGTTAGTGGTGCCATCCAGTGGGTCAATGATCCATTGTACGTCAGTATCTTTACCTTCAACAGAGCCACCTTCTTCACCAACGATGCAGTGTTCAGGGTAAGACTTTTTGATGGTATCGATAATCAGTAATTCTGCTTCTTTGTCGATATTAGTGACAAAGTCGTTCTGACCTTTTTGAGTTGATTCAATCTTGTCAGTATTTTCTAATGATTTTGCAATATGGTTGCCAGCTACACGTGCAGCACGAATAGCGATATTTAGCATAGGATGCATATAATTTTCCCAACGGATGTTAAAGAACGAAAAAGCGGCGTGCAGTATACCAGAGTTTCTTTAAATGAAAAGCGTCTATTTTTTGCTCATTCACAATGCTCGCAATTAGCGGGAGATTATTTCATGTTAAGAGTGTGATATTATCGTCAACAATTTTTACACCATGATGAAGATGGCAATGTTAGATAATATCAAAGTAATTTTAGTTGGTACCTCTCACTCGGGGAACATAGGTTCAGCAGCAAGAGCAATGAAAGTGATGGGATTGACAGAATTAGTGCTCGTGTCACCTCAATGTGAAGTGGATGATCAAACATTATCATTAGCATCTGGTGCGGGTGATGTGGCTGAAAATGCTCTAATCGTCGATACATTAGATGAAGCCATTGCAGATTGTGTACTGGTGGTAGGCTCAAGCGCGCGCTCTCGAACACTCGAATGGCCAATGCTAGAGCCAAGAGAATGTGGCCGTAAGTTTATTCAACATGCTCAACAAGGCAAGGTCGCACTGGTTTTTGGTCGTGAAAGAACCGGGCTTACCAATGAAGAATTACAAAAATGTCATTATCATGTTTGTATCCCTGCCAATCCACAATACAGTTCACTGAATTTAGCCATGGCTGTCCAAACGCTGAGTTATGAAATTCGTATGGCTTGGCTTGAGCAACAAGCGGCTCAATACCCAGCAGCGGTAATCGAAGAGTATCCACGCCATAAAGAGTTGGAATTATTTTATCAGCACCTTGAAAATGTGATCTTGAAGACCCAGTTTATCTCCCAAGATAAACCGAACTTAGTCATGAATAAGCTCAGACGATTATTCAGTCGTACTCGCCCTGAAACACAAGAATTAAACATGTTACGTGGTATATTAACGTCCGTTGAAAAATCATTAGCCGAGCAGAATAACAAAGATTGAATACCTGACTATTTTAGTCAAATAAATACTTGACCGTTTTAGTATGGTATGAAATCATAGTGCCCACAAACTTACTGTGGGTACGGGCAATATGAGACTGACATCAAAAGGAAGATATGCGGTAACAGCAATGTTGGATGTGGCGCTACATTCAAGTCAAGGACCTGTTCCGTTAGCCGATATTTCAGAACGCCAAGGGATTTCTTTATCTTACTTGGAGCAACTTTTTTCACGACTTCGTAAAGCGGGCCTAGTGGCGAGTGTACGTGGTCCTGGTGGCGGATACCGTTTAGGTGTTAACGCCAGCGAAATTGCAGTTGGCACTGTGATTGCCGCAGTGGATGAATCTGTTGATGCAACAAAATGCCAAGGTAAAGGCGACTGTCAAGGTGGTGTTCGCTGCTTAACACACACTTTATGGCATGATTTAAGCGCTCGCATCAGTGAGTTCTTAGATGGCATTACTCTTGGAGAGCTGATGTTAAATAGTGAAGTTCTTGATATATCAGAGCGCCAGAATATAGAACTAGTAGTGAATAACAGCTTTGGTAATAATAATTACGCATCAGACAATCATGATAAAGCTGACACTGTTGGTATGAATGCTCGCTCGTAATGGTGAGCCTAAAGTTTTCACATTGGAGTAAAGAATGAAACTGCCTATTTATTTTGACTATTCTGCAACATGTCCAGTAGATCCACGTGTTGCTGAGAAAATGGTTCAATTTATGACGATGGACGGCACCTTTGGTAACCCTGCGTCTCGATCGCACCGTTTTGGTTGGCAAGCCGAAGAAGCAGTTGATCATGCTCGTGAGCAAATTGCTGATATTTTAAATGCCGATCCACGTGAAATCGTCTTTACTTCAGGCGCCACAGAGTCAGATAACCTTGCGATTAAAGGGGTGGCTCATTTCTACGGAAAACAAGGCAAGCACATCATCACTTGTAAAACCGAGCATAAAGCCGTGCTCGACCCTTGCCGCCAACTTGAGCGTGAAGGTTATGAGGTGACCTATCTTGAGCCTGAAAGTAATGGACTTATTGATTTAGAAAAATTCAAGGCAGCATTGCGTGACGATACCGTGTTAGTGTCCATCATGCATGTCAACAATGAAATTGGTGTTATTCAAGATATTGCTGCACTGGGTGAGCTATGTCGTGCTAACAAAACCGTTTTCCATGTCGATGCGGCTCAATCTGCGGGTAAATTACCGATTGATACGCAAGCATTGAAAGTCGATCTTATCTCATTATCGGCACATAAAATTTATGGCCCTAAAGGGATTGGCGCACTTTACGTTCGTCGTAAACCACGTATTCGCCTAGAAGCGCAAATGCACGGTGGTGGTCATGAGCGTGGCTTCCGTTCAGGGACTTTACCAACGCACCAAATCGTAGGTATGGGTGAAGCGTTTGCGATTGCTAAACAAGACATGCAAAAAGATTATGACCACGCATTAGCCTTGCGTAATCGTCTATTAGACGGTCTAAAAGATATGGAAGCGGTGACCATCAATGGTGATTTAGAACAGCGCTTACCAAACAACTTAAACGTAAGTTTTGCCTTTGTAGAAGGTGAATCTTTATTAATGGCATTGAAAGATTTAGCGGTATCTTCTGGTTCAGCCTGTACATCAGCGAGCCTTGAGCCATCCTATGTTTTACGTGCATTAGGCTTAGATGACGAGTTAGCTCATAGCTCTGTTCGCTTCTCATTTGGCCGTTTTACTACGGAAGAAGAAGTGGATTACGCTGTTGAGCAAATTCGTGTTGCAGTAGATAAACTCCGTGATATGTCACCGTTATGGGACATGTACAAAGAAGGGATTGATTTGAACACTGTTGAGTGGGCACATCACTAATCTCAGGGACGTTGAGGATTCGAGGTAAAATATTATGGCTTATAGCGAAAAAGTAATCGATCATTATGAGAACCCACGTAACGTTGGTTCTTTTGATAAAGAAGATCCTAGCATTGGTAGTGGTATGGTTGGTGCTCCGGCTTGTGGTGACGTAATGAAACTGCAGATCAAAGTATCACCAGAAGGTATCATTGAAGATGCTAAATTTAAAACTTACGGTTGCGGCTCTGCAATTGCTTCAAGTTCACTGGTGACAGAATGGGTGAAAGGCAAAAGCTTAGATGAAGCAGCTTCAATTAAAAATGCTGAGATTGCGGAAGAATTAGCCTTACCACCGGTGAAGGTGCACTGTTCAATTTTAGCGGAAGATGCGATTAAAGCCGCCGTATCCGATTATAAGAAAAAACATCAATAATCATCATGTTGTTAGGGAAGGGCGACCTTCCCTGCACTCATGAAAGTACTTCTCGTTTTCACCTTAATTTATAGTACTTTCTCTGTAAATTTATAGATAGACACAAGGTTGCAGTATGGCCATCACCATGACAGACGCGGCAGCAAATCGCGTAAAAACTTTCTTAGAAAACCGAGGTAAAGGCATTGGCCTTCGCTTAGGTGTAAGAACAACCGGTTGTT includes:
- a CDS encoding peroxiredoxin C encodes the protein MVLVGRQAPDFTAAAVLGNGEIVDSFNFSEFTKGKKAVVFFYPLDFTFVCPSELIAFDKRFEDFQAKGVEVIGVSIDSQFSHNAWRNTAVADGGIGQVKYPLVADVKHEIVKAYDVEHPEAGVAFRGSFLIDEEGVVRHQVINDLPLGRNIDEMLRMVDALNFHQKHGEVCPAQWEEGKAGMKGSTEGVAAYLSEHEADLNKK
- the queA gene encoding tRNA preQ1(34) S-adenosylmethionine ribosyltransferase-isomerase QueA, yielding MQVSDFDFELPDELIARYPQPQRTASRLLQLNGNSGELNDGKFTDVLDLVQPGDLIVFNNTRVIPARVFGRKESGGKIEVLVERVVDEHTILAHVRASKSPKPGNTLFLGENDEFKAQMVARHDALFEIRFDDDMGVFDILNQIGHMPLPPYIDRPDEEADKERYQTVYNKKPGAVAAPTAGLHFDNELLAQIKAKGVEFAYVTLHVGAGTFQPVRVDDIQEHHMHSEYVEVPQEVVDAIAATKARGGRIIAVGTTSVRSLESAAQDAQQKGTQLAPFFGDTEIFIYPGYEYQLVDVLITNFHLPESTLIMLVSAFAGYEHVMNAYQHAVQQQYRFFSYGDAMFVTKKQ
- the tgt gene encoding tRNA guanosine(34) transglycosylase Tgt; its protein translation is MKYELIKKDGVARRGRLTFKRGTVETPAFMPVGTYGTVKGMTPEEVKDTGAEILLGNTFHLWLRPGQEIMKLHGDLHDFMNWQGPILTDSGGFQVFSLGDIRKITEEGVHFRNPVNGDKIFMDAEKSMEIQKDLGSDIVMIFDECTPYPATHEEARKSMEMSLRWAQRSRDHFDKLENPNALFGIVQGGVYGDLRDVSVKGLTEIGFDGYAVGGLAVGEPKEDMHHMLEHTCPQLPEDKPRYLMGVGKPEDLVEGVRRGIDMFDCVMPTRNARNGHLFVTGGVIKIRNASHKTDTSALDPECDCYTCKNYSKSYLHHLDRCNEILGARLNTIHNLRYYQRLMAAIRLAIDEDRFDEFVQEFYARRDREVPPLQKEVRMSDLSQ
- the yajC gene encoding preprotein translocase subunit YajC, whose protein sequence is MSLFISQAHASASGAPAGGGMEMFIMLGMFALIFYFMIYRPQAKRVKEHKNLMASMSKGDEVLTSGGLIGKIVKISEDNSYILLALNENNEVTIKKDFVTAVLPKGTIKSL
- the secD gene encoding protein translocase subunit SecD, whose translation is MLNRYPLWKYLMVAAVILISALYALPNIYGEDPAVQITGARGASVDMSTLDSINTVLKEKNIETQSVALENGSVLVRFKDTDTQLSARDIINQTMGQDFVVALNLAPATPSWLDAIGATPMKLGLDLRGGVHFLMEVDMDAAMEKLIGQQEESFRSDLRDERIRYRAIRPSGKDAVEVVLRNEEQREQAKKILSDKHRDMVFTNGNNNALIAKFNEARLLEIRNYAVEQNITILRNRVNELGVAEPLVQRQGASRIVVELPGVQDTARAKEILGATATLEFREVDDKADLAAAAAGRVPAGSEVKFDKDGRPAVLKKRVILGGSSITDASSSTDEYGRPQVNISLDSEGGNKMSDFSKKNIGKLMATVFTEYKDSGKRTPEGKVILTQHEEVINQATIQSALGRSFRITGIDSQAEAHNLALLLRAGALIAPISIVEERTIGPSMGQQNIDKGIQACIWGLVAVMLFTLIYYRRFGLIANMALMSNLVLIIGIMSLIPGATMTLPGIAGIVLTVGMAVDANVLIFERIREELKEGRSPQQAIHQGYANAFSTIADANITTLITAIILFAVGTGAIKGFAVTLSIGILTSMFTAIIGTRCVVNLMYGGKRNIKKLSI
- the secF gene encoding protein translocase subunit SecF, yielding MFQILKADKAIDFMRWSKFAFVLSGLMIAASLFSISTKWFNWGLDFTGGTLIEVTFEHPANLPVLREALAQDGFADATIQNFGSAQDVMVRMRPREGTKGETIGNQVLESLKQASGDQVELKRIEFVGPNVGDELAEAGGLAILISLLCILMYVSMRFEWRLSAGAVMSLAHDVTITLGIFSFLQIEIDLTIIAALLTVVGYSLNDTIVVFDRIRENFRKMRNSEPRDIMNSSITQTLSRTLITSGTTLFVVIALFTQGGANIHGFALALLLGITVGTYSSIYVASAVALRFGLTREHLMPTQVEKEGADQDPMMP
- the suhB gene encoding inositol-1-monophosphatase: MHPMLNIAIRAARVAGNHIAKSLENTDKIESTQKGQNDFVTNIDKEAELLIIDTIKKSYPEHCIVGEEGGSVEGKDTDVQWIIDPLDGTTNFMKGFPHFSISIAVRMRGKTEVACVYDPIRNELFTAQRGSGAQLNNARLRINPIKDLNGAILATGFPFKQKQHSESYIKIVGGLFTECADFRRTGSAALDLCYLAAGRVDGFFELGLKPWDIAAGELIAREAGAILTDFAGGTNYLASGNLVASSARGVKSILKHVREHANEGMMK
- the trmJ gene encoding tRNA (cytosine(32)/uridine(32)-2'-O)-methyltransferase TrmJ, which codes for MLDNIKVILVGTSHSGNIGSAARAMKVMGLTELVLVSPQCEVDDQTLSLASGAGDVAENALIVDTLDEAIADCVLVVGSSARSRTLEWPMLEPRECGRKFIQHAQQGKVALVFGRERTGLTNEELQKCHYHVCIPANPQYSSLNLAMAVQTLSYEIRMAWLEQQAAQYPAAVIEEYPRHKELELFYQHLENVILKTQFISQDKPNLVMNKLRRLFSRTRPETQELNMLRGILTSVEKSLAEQNNKD
- the iscR gene encoding Fe-S cluster assembly transcriptional regulator IscR produces the protein MRLTSKGRYAVTAMLDVALHSSQGPVPLADISERQGISLSYLEQLFSRLRKAGLVASVRGPGGGYRLGVNASEIAVGTVIAAVDESVDATKCQGKGDCQGGVRCLTHTLWHDLSARISEFLDGITLGELMLNSEVLDISERQNIELVVNNSFGNNNYASDNHDKADTVGMNARS
- a CDS encoding IscS subfamily cysteine desulfurase encodes the protein MKLPIYFDYSATCPVDPRVAEKMVQFMTMDGTFGNPASRSHRFGWQAEEAVDHAREQIADILNADPREIVFTSGATESDNLAIKGVAHFYGKQGKHIITCKTEHKAVLDPCRQLEREGYEVTYLEPESNGLIDLEKFKAALRDDTVLVSIMHVNNEIGVIQDIAALGELCRANKTVFHVDAAQSAGKLPIDTQALKVDLISLSAHKIYGPKGIGALYVRRKPRIRLEAQMHGGGHERGFRSGTLPTHQIVGMGEAFAIAKQDMQKDYDHALALRNRLLDGLKDMEAVTINGDLEQRLPNNLNVSFAFVEGESLLMALKDLAVSSGSACTSASLEPSYVLRALGLDDELAHSSVRFSFGRFTTEEEVDYAVEQIRVAVDKLRDMSPLWDMYKEGIDLNTVEWAHH
- the iscU gene encoding Fe-S cluster assembly scaffold IscU, whose product is MAYSEKVIDHYENPRNVGSFDKEDPSIGSGMVGAPACGDVMKLQIKVSPEGIIEDAKFKTYGCGSAIASSSLVTEWVKGKSLDEAASIKNAEIAEELALPPVKVHCSILAEDAIKAAVSDYKKKHQ